The genomic window CACTGACCGGTACGGGAACGGCGGAAGGACGGGAGGTCGTTCCGGAGATCATCGGCGGCGCGCTGGACGGCGACACCGCGACGTGGAAACTCAAGGTCCGCAAGCCGATGCGGATCACGCTGACGTTCACCGTCGAGGTCTCCGGCGACGAGATGACCGGCAAGTCCAAGGCCGGGATCTTCGGCAGCTTCCCGGTCGTCGGCCGGCGGAACTGACCGATGACCGCACCCCCGAGGCGGACTGATCCCGCCCGGCCGTTCGCGGGCGCCGCCGCCGTCGTGACGGGCGGCGGCTCCGGGATCGGGCTGGCGACCGCGCGGATGCTGGCCGAGCGCGGGGCCGCGGTGGCCTGCGTGGACGTCGATCCGTCCGCCGTCGCCGAGCCGCTCGTCGCCGTGCGCGGGGACATCGCCGACGACGGCGTCGGCGCGGCCGTCGCCGCGGCGGCCGAGCGGCTCGGCGCCATCGACGTCCTCGTCAACCACGCCGGACGGCTGGCGCGCGGATCGTTCGAGGCCAACGACCTCGACGAGTGGCGGCGCGTGTTCGAGGTGAACGTCCTCGGGCTGGTCCGGGTCAGCCGGGCGGCGATGCCGTGGCTGCGCGAGTCCGCCAAGAAGGGGCGGGATCCCGCGATCGTCAACACCTGCTCGGTCACCGCGCTCGTCGGGATGCCGGGCGGCGCGGTCTACGGCGCGTCCAAGGGCGCGGTGTACTCGCTGACGCTGTCCATGGCCGCCGACCTGCTGGCCGAGGGCATCCGCGTGAACTGCGTGGCGCCCGGCCCGGTCGACACCCCGTGGGTCCGGCGGGAACTCGCCGCCGCCCCCGATCCGGAGGCGGCGCTGGCGGCGGTGCACGCCCGGCAGCCCAACGGCCGGCTGATCACCGCCGAGGAGGTCGCCGAGAGCATCTGCCACCTGGCCGGTCCGCTGTCGGCGGCCACCACCGGGACCGTGCACGTCATCGACGGCGGGCTGCGCGGGCTCCGGGTGCCGTCCCGCCCCTAGCGGAGCTTGCTTGACACTGTGACACTCAGACGTCAGGATGTCAGAATGTCATCGAGGAAGGCGCCAGAGGATCGGCGCGACGAGATCCTCACCGCGGCCATGAAGGCGTTCGGCCACTACGGGTACCGGCGCACCTCCATGGAGCTGATCGCCCAGGCCGCCGGTGTCTCGCGTCCCGCGCTCTACCAGCACTTCAGCGGCAAGGAGGACGTCTTCCGCGCGATGGGCGCCCGCATGCTCGACGAGGTGCTGGACGCGGCGCGGGGGGCGGCGGACGCGCCGGGCACGCTGGTCGACCGGCTCTACGCGGTCCTGTCGATCAAGCTCGCCGTCGTGGTGGGCTCGGTCGACGCCGGGCACCGGACCGAACTGCTCAACGAGGCCGGGGTGATCGCCGCCGACCTGCTGGTCTCCTTCAAGGATCGCTTCGCGACTCTCATCGAGGATCTGCTCGCCGGAGCGCCCGGCGAGCTGAACCATCTCCGCAAGGTCATGTCGGCGCACGACTGCGCCGGCCTGCTGCTCGACACCGTCGTCGGCATCAGCCAGGCCGACGCCCCGCCCGAGGTGCTCCACCGGCGGCTCCACCAGATGGTGGAGCTGACGGTGTTCGGGCTGGGCCTCGAACCGATGGCGACAGCGGCCCCCTGAAACCCGGCACCGACCTCTCCCAAGGAGACCCGAAGCACATGGATGCCGCTACCGTGTACCGCCGCCGATGGCTGATGCTCAGCGTGCTGAGCCTCTGCCTGGTGATCAGCGGACTCGACGCGCTCGTCATCGCCATGGCGGTTCCCAAGATCCAGGAGGATCTGGGCGCCACCGTCGGGCAGATGCAGTGGTCGGTCGACGCCTACACCCTGACCTTCGGCGGCCTGCTGCTGCTCGCCGGCACCCTGGGTGACCGCTTCGGTCACAAGCTGATGCTGCTGGGCGGTCTCGTCCTGATCCTCGCGTTCTCGGTCGCGGCGGCGTTCGCCGGCGGCCCCGAGACGCTCATCGTCTTCCGCGCCGGGATGGGGCTCGGCTCGGCGATGGTCATGCCCGCGACGCTCGCCATCATCAAGCACGTCTTCCCCGTGGAGGAGCAGGCCAAGGCCATCGGCGTCTGGTCCGGCGCCGCGGGCATCGGCATCCCGCTCGGCCCGGTGATCGGCGGGCTGCTGCTCGACCACTTCTGGTGGGGCTCGATCTTCCTCATCAACATCCCGGTCGTCGCCATCGCCCTGATCGGCGGGTTCCTGCTGATCCCGTCGTGGCGCTCGGAGCGTCCCATCAAGCTGGACCTGGTCGGCGCGTTCCTGTCGGTCGCGGGCCTGGTCACCGTCGTCTACGGGCTCATCGAGGCGCCCGAGCGCGGCTGGGGCAGCGCGGTGACGCTCGGCTCCCTGGTCGGCGGGGCCGTGCTGCTCGCCGCCTTCGTCGCCTGGGAGGCGCGCTCGCGCACCCCGATGCTCCCCCTGTCGCTGTTCGCCAACCGCCGCTTCAGCGGCTCCGCCGCGGCCCTGACGTGCCAGGCGTTCGCGCTGTTCGGCAGCCTGTTCGTGCTCACCCAGTACTTCCAGATCGCGCGCCACCACGACCCCCTCGCCTCGGGCGTGCGCATGCTGGCGATCTGCACCCTGATCATCTCCTCGCCGCTGGCGCCGAACGTCGTGAAGATGATCGGCGACAAGCTCACCATCATCACCGGGCTCGTGATCATCGCGGTGGGCGCGATCTGGCTGTCGACCGCCGACGTCGGCGCCGAGACCACGGTCCTCATCAGCCTCGGCGTGATGGGCTTCGGGATCGGCCTGTCCATCCCGCCCTCGGTGGACGGCATCCTCGCCAACGCCCCGAGCGACCAGGCGGGCACCGCCTCCGCGGTCAACGACACCGCGCTCCAGGTCGGCGGCGCCATCGGCGTCGCGGTGCTGGGCACGGCGATGACCTCGGCGTACCAGAACGCGCTGCCGTCCCTGGACGCGCTGTCGGCCGCCGACCGGGCCGGCGTCCGCGACTCCCTCGGCAGCGCGCTCGCGGTCACCGCCCGGCTCGGGAACGGCGGCGCCCGGCTGGCGGCCGACGCCACCGACGCCTTCGGCTCGGGCATGTCGGCGGCTGCCATCACCAGCGCGTGCGTCGCGCTCGTCGGCGTGGTGCTCACCGCGGTGCTGATGCCGCGCGGCGAGAAGAACCCGGCCAAGGCGCACGCCGTGCCGGAACCGGCCACCGAAGGAGCCGCTCCGCTCGGAAGCGGAATCGGCGACTGACGAACCCGCTCTCGGCCGGATCGCTCGTGCAGAGCGGTCCGGCCGAAGTGTTTCAGGTGTCATATCCGGCAGATCACGGCATCACCGGTAGGGGGTCGCGCCCGGATTAGGGGGTGGTAGGGGCACACACGACACCAGGCGAGGGATATTATCCCGATTGGCCGGTTAAGAGCGTTTCGTGACCGCCGGGCCAAGGAATGCTGGAACCCGTCGAGGGAGATCGCTGTGGATTTCAGCCTGTTCTATTTCGCCGACACAGGTCTGACGCTGAAGAATAGATATCAGCTCCTGCTCGAAGGAGCGAAGTTCGCCGATAGTCGGGGTTTCTCCGCCGTCTGGACACCGGAACGTCATTTTCACTCCTTCGGCGGCCTCTACCCCAATCCGGCGGTGACGTCCGCGGCGGTCGCCGCCATCACCGAGCGCGTCTCCATCCGCGCGGGCAGCGTGGTCGCGCCCCTCCACCACCCCGTGCGCATCGCCGAGGAGTGGTCCGTCGTGGACAACCTCTCCGGCGGCCGCGTCGGGGTCTCGTTCGCGTCCGGCTGGAACGCCGTGGACTTCGCTCTGCGTTCGGAGAACTTCACCGACAGCAAGCGAATTCTCATCGAGACGGTGGAGACCGTCCGGCGCCTGTGGCGGCAGGAGGAACTGGAATTCGTGGACGGCACCGGCGGCACGTCCGCGGTGAAGATCTTCCCGCAGCCCGTCCAGCCCGAACTCCCGGTCTGGCTGACGAGCGCCGGGTCGCTGGAGACGTTCGAGAAGGCGGGCGAGATGGGCGTCGGAGTCCTCACCCACCTGCTCGGCCAGGACCTCGACGGCCTCGCGGCCAAGATCGCCGCGTATCGCCGGAAATACACCGAGCACCACGGGGCCGACGGCGGCCAGGGCAACGTCGCGCTGATGCTGCACACCTACATCGGCACCGACCGCGACGAGGTCCGGGAGCTGGTCCGCGAACCGTTCAGCGCGTACCTGCGCAGCTCGATCGGCCTCTTCGCACGGGCGATCAGCGCCGACATGCCCGGCGTCGACCTGAACCGCCTCACCCCCGCCGACCTGGACTTCCTCGTCGCCCGCTCCTTCGACCGGTACTTCGACACGGGCGGCCTGTTCGGCACCGTCCAGGACGCGCTGAAGACCGTGACGACGCTCAAGGACCTCGGCGTGGACGACCTGGCCTGCCTCATCGACTTCGGCGTCGACACCGACCTGGCGCTGGAGGGGCTCACCCGGCTGGACGAGGTGCGCCGCCTGCAAGGCTGAGCGCCGCAAGCCGAGCCTCGGCTCGCAAGGGGCAGGCGCCACCCCCGCCAACCCTGTCCCCGTGCCGTTGACGCCGATTTCTTGCTCGTTCAACCGAGCGGTGAGAGAGTCGGCTCCGGGACCCGTGTGACCGCTCAGCCCACTCCGACCTGCCCGGCGCCTGCGGGGGTACAACAAGCGATGGAACGCGAAGCAGAGTTCAGAGTCCTGTCATCTCTCCTGTCCGACGCCCTGCGCGGCAAGGGCGGCGCCGCACTCGTCACCGGTCCCGCCGGATACGGCAAGACCACCCTGCTGCGGGCGTTCGGCGGGGCGGCGGCCGCGCGCGGCGCCGTCTTCCTCAGCGCGACCGCCACCCGCACCGACAACGACCCCTGGGAGTTGTTCGACCAGATCCTCCGTCACCCGGCGATCCCCTCGACGGTGCCGGGCGCGCTGTCGCACGACCTCGCCGAGGGCGGCGACCGGACGCTGTCGGCCGCGCAACTGCACGAGATCTGGAAGCCCGTCCAGGAACTCGCCCGGGACACGCCCGTCGTGATCGCCGTGGACGACGCCCACCACGCCGACGACACCGCGCTGCGCGGCCTGCTGTACCTCTCCCGCAGGCTCGAAGCCGCGCCGATCGTGGTCGTGGCGGCGCTGTCGTCGTGTCCGCTGGACGAGCGCGCCCTGTTCTCCGCCGAGATGAGCAGCCAGCCGCACTGCCGCCACGTCCAGCTCGGGCCGCTGTCGGCGGCGGACGTGGCCGACATGGTGGCCGACGACCACGGCCCGGAGGCGGCGGAGTTCGACCGCCTCAGCGGCGGCAACCCGCTGCTGCTCGGCGCGCTCATCGAGGACGCGCGCGACCGCGGCGCGTCCGCCCGGCCCGGCTCGATCGCCGGGGACCACTACGTCAAGGCGGTGTGGCGCTTCCTGCACCGCGGCCACCCGGCGCTCGTCGCGCTCGCGCAGGCCGTCGCGGTGCTGGGCGAGGCGGGCTCCCCCGCGCTGCTCGGCGAGACCCTCGCCATCGACCCGATGGTCGCCGCGCAGGGCCTGAACACGCTGGAGGCCGGCGGGCTGGTCGACGCAGCGGGCTTTCGCGACGAAAGGGCGCGCGACGCGCTCTACGCCAAAGTCCCGGCCAGGGAACGGACCAAAATGCTCCTGCGGGCCGCCGCCGTCCTCCAGCAGGAGGGGGCGCCCGCCCTCCGCGTCGCCCGGCTGCTCGCCGCCGCCGACGACATCGGCGAACCGTGGATGGTCGGCGTCCTGCGCAACGCCGCCGACCAGGAGCAGCGCGACGGGGACTTCCCCTGCGCCGTCCGGTACCTGCGGCTCGCCCGGCAGGCCGTCGCGCGGGGCAGCGCGGAGGAAGCGCAGATCACCTCCGACCTCGCCGCCGTGGAATGGCAGCTCGACCCGCTCTCGGTCGTCCGGCTCCTCCCCGACCTGGAGGCCGCCGCGTGGGCCGGGCACCTCCGGTCCGACCAGACCGAGAACCTCGTCACCTACCTGCTCTGGCACGGCCAGCGCGAGAAGGCGATCACGCACCTCACCGACCGGGAGGGCAACGTCCGGCCCACCGGCTGGACGTCCAGGTTCCGTTCGTGGCTCTACCCGGCGCTGTTGACCGGCGTGGGCGGCGCGCCCGCCGACGAGCGGTCCGTCGAGGTCGCCGTGATCGGCGGCGCGCGGATCGACGACGACATCCTGATCGCCGCCGAGCAGGCGCTGCTCAACACCCGGCTGGACGACTCTGCGCTGGTGCCCGCCCTCACGGCGCTCGCCGTGCTCGTCTACACCGAGCGCCTCGACCGGGCCGGGGTCTGGATCGACACGCTGCTGAAGGCGGCCGACCGGCGCGGTTCGGTGACCTGGCGGGCGCTGGTGTCCACCGCCAACTCCCTCATCGACGTCCGCCGAGGCGTGCTGCGCTCGGCCACCACCCACGCCAACCGCGCCCTCAGCCTCATCTCCCACCGGAGCTGGGGCATGGCCATCGGCCTGCCGCTGTCCAGCGCGCTGGACGCGGCCACCGGCCGGGGCCGGCACGACATCGCCGCGTCGCTCCTCACCGTCCCGCTGCCCGACGGGATCTTCAACACCCTCTCCGGCCTCTACTACATGCACGCCCGCGGGTGTCACCACGCCGCGATCGGCCGGCACATGACCGCCCTCGCCGACTTCGACTCCTGCGGCGACCTCATGCGGGAATGGGAGATCGACCAGCCCGCGCTGATCCCGTGGCGCAGCGACGCGGCCCTGGCCGGGCTGCGGCTCGGCCGCACCGCCTACGCGCGCTCCCTGCTGGCCGAGCAGGACGAGCTGACCCAGCCGTGGGACATGCGCACCCGCGCCGCGACGCTCCGGGTGCGGGCGCTGCTGGCCGAGGGACGGGACCGGGTCGCCCTCCTGACCGAAGCCACGACCACCGCCGAGCAGACCGCCGATCTGGTCGGGCTCGCGACCGGCCTGGTCGATCTCAGCCGCGCGCAGCGGACCGTGGGCGACACCGACGCCGCCCGCACCACCGGCCTGCGGGCCCAACTGCTGATCGAGCAGTCCGGTCTGGAGGCACTGGCCCGGCAGCTCCCCCGCGACGTGCTCACCGCGAAGAAGACGCGCGCCGAGCGGAAACCGAAGCCGCCGCAGCCCGCGCCGTCCACCCGCGAGCTGAGCGACGCCGAGCAGCGCGTCGCGTCACTGGCGGCGGCCGGCTTCTCCAACCGCGAGATCGCCAGCGAGCTGTTCATCACCGTCAGCACGGTCGAGCAGCATCTCACCCGGGTCTACCGGAAGCTGAAGGTCACGCGCCGTCCTCTTCTCGCCAAGGCCCTGAACAGTCACGCCTGACGGTGCCCGGCACCGCCCCGTCGACGCCCGTCAATCGGCCTCCCGGACACGCCAGGCCGGGGGCGTCAGCACCCGCTCGACGCCCGCGTGCGGGGCGAGCCCGACCAGCTCGTCGAACAGGTCGCCGTCGACCCGGTCGACCAGCCGCCCGCCGCTCTCGGCCAGCGCCCAGAACCGGCTGCCGTGGAACACCAGCGGCCGTTCTCCCGGACGGTCGCCGACCGCGCGCACCTCCAGCAGGACGATCGCGTGGTCGCCCGCGGCCACCTCGCCCGCCACCGCGCACTCCAGCCAGGCGACCGCGCCCCGCAGGAACACCGCCCCGCTCTCGGCCGCCGCCCAGTCCGCGCCCGTGAATCGGTCCATCGCCGGACCCGCGAGCGCCCGGCACAGCGTCCCGGCGCCCTCGGCGAGGACGCTGATCCCGACCGTCCCGGCGGCGCGCAGCCCCGGCCACGTCCGCGACGCGGACGTCACGCTCACCGACACCATCGCCGGGGACAGCGACACCGAGGTGAACGAACTGACGGCCATGCCGACGGGCTCCCCGTCGGGTCCAACCGCGCAGACCGCGACCACACCGCTCGGAAAGCCGCCGAACACGCGCCGCAGGTCCGTCTCCGCCGCCGGCACCCGGAGCCGCGGCCGCCACACCGTCATCCGTCCCCCTCCCCGTCGATCTGCCCGCTCGATCTCCCTGGGAGGATTCTCAGACCCCGTCCGACCGCTGCCAACCCCTGTTTTCGCCTACCCCTTAGGGGGTTCGGTCCAAGGACCCCGACCCGTTTCCCGCCGGAACCGTCCCGCCGTGCCCGCGCTGCGCCCGTCCGACGTTGACGTAGGAGAACCGGTGCTCGGGGCAGGGCCCGTGCTCCAGCAGGGCCGCCGAGTGGTCGGGTGTCACGTAACCCTTATGGACGTCGAAGCCGTAGTCGGGGAAACGGTCGTGGAGGTCCACCATGAGGCGGTCGCGCGTGACCTTGGCGATCACCGACGCCGCCGCCACGCACGCCGCCACCCGGTCGCCCTTGATCACCGGGAGGCCCGGGACGTCCAGGCCGGGGACGCGGAAGCCGTCGCTCAGCACGTAGTCGGGACGGACCGGCAGCGCCGCCAGCGCCCGGCGCATCCCGGCGATGTTGCACCGGTGGACGCCGGTGCGGTCGATGTCGTGGCACGGGATCACGACCGCGCTCCACGCCTCCGCGCGCGCCACGACCTCGGCGTAGATCTGCTCGCGCCGCGCCGGGGTGAGCAGCTTGGAGTCCGTCAGGCCCTCGATGACGCCCCGCCGGCCGGACGGGAGGACCACCGCGCCGACGACGAGCGGCCCCGCGCAGGCGCCCCGGCCCGCCTCGTCCACACCCGCGACACGGTGGAAGCCGGCGTGCGCCAGCGACCGCTCGTACGCGTACAGACCCGCGTCACGGCGCGGCGTGAAGCGAAGGGGACGGTCCATGCACCGCAGGGTACGTCCCCCCGCCGACACCCGAGTCCGAGCGCGGACGGGCCGCATCCCGGCGACCAGGGACGCCGCCGCCCGGCGTGACCGAGATCACGCCGCGACGGTTCAGGAGCGCTGGTTGCGGCGGACGCGCAGGCGGCGCCACAGCAGCGTCACCGGGACCGCGCCCACGAAGCCCGCCGCGAGCGGCGTTCCGGGCAGGACGGTCGCGGACGCGCGGATGCCGGGCTGCTCGAACGTCGACGGGATCCCGAGCCCGCCCATGTGCCCCACGGGCCAGACGATCACGAACGCGCGTCCGATCACC from Actinomadura rubteroloni includes these protein-coding regions:
- a CDS encoding SDR family NAD(P)-dependent oxidoreductase: MTAPPRRTDPARPFAGAAAVVTGGGSGIGLATARMLAERGAAVACVDVDPSAVAEPLVAVRGDIADDGVGAAVAAAAERLGAIDVLVNHAGRLARGSFEANDLDEWRRVFEVNVLGLVRVSRAAMPWLRESAKKGRDPAIVNTCSVTALVGMPGGAVYGASKGAVYSLTLSMAADLLAEGIRVNCVAPGPVDTPWVRRELAAAPDPEAALAAVHARQPNGRLITAEEVAESICHLAGPLSAATTGTVHVIDGGLRGLRVPSRP
- a CDS encoding TetR/AcrR family transcriptional regulator is translated as MSSRKAPEDRRDEILTAAMKAFGHYGYRRTSMELIAQAAGVSRPALYQHFSGKEDVFRAMGARMLDEVLDAARGAADAPGTLVDRLYAVLSIKLAVVVGSVDAGHRTELLNEAGVIAADLLVSFKDRFATLIEDLLAGAPGELNHLRKVMSAHDCAGLLLDTVVGISQADAPPEVLHRRLHQMVELTVFGLGLEPMATAAP
- a CDS encoding MFS transporter, whose protein sequence is MDAATVYRRRWLMLSVLSLCLVISGLDALVIAMAVPKIQEDLGATVGQMQWSVDAYTLTFGGLLLLAGTLGDRFGHKLMLLGGLVLILAFSVAAAFAGGPETLIVFRAGMGLGSAMVMPATLAIIKHVFPVEEQAKAIGVWSGAAGIGIPLGPVIGGLLLDHFWWGSIFLINIPVVAIALIGGFLLIPSWRSERPIKLDLVGAFLSVAGLVTVVYGLIEAPERGWGSAVTLGSLVGGAVLLAAFVAWEARSRTPMLPLSLFANRRFSGSAAALTCQAFALFGSLFVLTQYFQIARHHDPLASGVRMLAICTLIISSPLAPNVVKMIGDKLTIITGLVIIAVGAIWLSTADVGAETTVLISLGVMGFGIGLSIPPSVDGILANAPSDQAGTASAVNDTALQVGGAIGVAVLGTAMTSAYQNALPSLDALSAADRAGVRDSLGSALAVTARLGNGGARLAADATDAFGSGMSAAAITSACVALVGVVLTAVLMPRGEKNPAKAHAVPEPATEGAAPLGSGIGD
- a CDS encoding LLM class flavin-dependent oxidoreductase; translated protein: MDFSLFYFADTGLTLKNRYQLLLEGAKFADSRGFSAVWTPERHFHSFGGLYPNPAVTSAAVAAITERVSIRAGSVVAPLHHPVRIAEEWSVVDNLSGGRVGVSFASGWNAVDFALRSENFTDSKRILIETVETVRRLWRQEELEFVDGTGGTSAVKIFPQPVQPELPVWLTSAGSLETFEKAGEMGVGVLTHLLGQDLDGLAAKIAAYRRKYTEHHGADGGQGNVALMLHTYIGTDRDEVRELVREPFSAYLRSSIGLFARAISADMPGVDLNRLTPADLDFLVARSFDRYFDTGGLFGTVQDALKTVTTLKDLGVDDLACLIDFGVDTDLALEGLTRLDEVRRLQG
- a CDS encoding AAA family ATPase, which encodes MEREAEFRVLSSLLSDALRGKGGAALVTGPAGYGKTTLLRAFGGAAAARGAVFLSATATRTDNDPWELFDQILRHPAIPSTVPGALSHDLAEGGDRTLSAAQLHEIWKPVQELARDTPVVIAVDDAHHADDTALRGLLYLSRRLEAAPIVVVAALSSCPLDERALFSAEMSSQPHCRHVQLGPLSAADVADMVADDHGPEAAEFDRLSGGNPLLLGALIEDARDRGASARPGSIAGDHYVKAVWRFLHRGHPALVALAQAVAVLGEAGSPALLGETLAIDPMVAAQGLNTLEAGGLVDAAGFRDERARDALYAKVPARERTKMLLRAAAVLQQEGAPALRVARLLAAADDIGEPWMVGVLRNAADQEQRDGDFPCAVRYLRLARQAVARGSAEEAQITSDLAAVEWQLDPLSVVRLLPDLEAAAWAGHLRSDQTENLVTYLLWHGQREKAITHLTDREGNVRPTGWTSRFRSWLYPALLTGVGGAPADERSVEVAVIGGARIDDDILIAAEQALLNTRLDDSALVPALTALAVLVYTERLDRAGVWIDTLLKAADRRGSVTWRALVSTANSLIDVRRGVLRSATTHANRALSLISHRSWGMAIGLPLSSALDAATGRGRHDIAASLLTVPLPDGIFNTLSGLYYMHARGCHHAAIGRHMTALADFDSCGDLMREWEIDQPALIPWRSDAALAGLRLGRTAYARSLLAEQDELTQPWDMRTRAATLRVRALLAEGRDRVALLTEATTTAEQTADLVGLATGLVDLSRAQRTVGDTDAARTTGLRAQLLIEQSGLEALARQLPRDVLTAKKTRAERKPKPPQPAPSTRELSDAEQRVASLAAAGFSNREIASELFITVSTVEQHLTRVYRKLKVTRRPLLAKALNSHA
- a CDS encoding flavin reductase family protein; this translates as MTVWRPRLRVPAAETDLRRVFGGFPSGVVAVCAVGPDGEPVGMAVSSFTSVSLSPAMVSVSVTSASRTWPGLRAAGTVGISVLAEGAGTLCRALAGPAMDRFTGADWAAAESGAVFLRGAVAWLECAVAGEVAAGDHAIVLLEVRAVGDRPGERPLVFHGSRFWALAESGGRLVDRVDGDLFDELVGLAPHAGVERVLTPPAWRVREAD
- a CDS encoding ribonuclease HII, encoding MDRPLRFTPRRDAGLYAYERSLAHAGFHRVAGVDEAGRGACAGPLVVGAVVLPSGRRGVIEGLTDSKLLTPARREQIYAEVVARAEAWSAVVIPCHDIDRTGVHRCNIAGMRRALAALPVRPDYVLSDGFRVPGLDVPGLPVIKGDRVAACVAAASVIAKVTRDRLMVDLHDRFPDYGFDVHKGYVTPDHSAALLEHGPCPEHRFSYVNVGRAQRGHGGTVPAGNGSGSLDRTP